In Cicer arietinum cultivar CDC Frontier isolate Library 1 chromosome 7, Cicar.CDCFrontier_v2.0, whole genome shotgun sequence, the genomic window GTCAAATTTGCGTCACAATATTATTTCTCATTATATATACCTGAACATTTGAGAAGACAGTAGGCTGAATATAGAAGCCCTTGCTGCCAAGCCTTTCTCCTCCAGTTTCAAGTGTAGCACCATTTTCAACACCAGATTTAATGTACTTCAGTATTTTCTCAAATTGCTTTGAATCAATCTGGTTGTTTGgatcataacaaaaaaattcagtatactcaaacatttcaaaagacCCATGCATTAAGGATAAACAATAGAACATAAAAGGAGCAGCAATGTAGTATTCTTGATTTCTTTCTGTGCATTTCAATTCTATGAAGCCTCAAGTAACTGAACATCACAACCAACATAGCAAATTTCATGTTAATTAAGTGCAAACACAATGGCAAATAGTAGACACATATCACACTCTCATACCCTCGAACAAATTAGGAAAACCAAGCTCCAAAAACAATCATGATTACAGTGTTGTTAAATGGCGGCCACGGCACTGCCATGGCTCGAcggattttttaaaaaaccgcCATGGGTTGGTGGCACCGTAGGCCACAATGGCGTGTTTATATGGCAAACTTTTGGCCTTCCACCAACGACAACACTGATCATGAAGATGTCACTCAAATGATTATTTGCAATTTACCTGAGGACCTTGCTCGGTTCCTGACTTGAAGGGATCTCCCACAGCACGTTTCAAAGCACGAGCCTTTGCTTTCTCAACAAACTCGTCATACACACTTTCGTGTACAAACGTCCGAGATCCAGCGCAGCAACATTGTCCCTGAATGTCACAACGAACACCAATCAATGTTTTATGAATTATACGAGGGATAATGATTCAACAATAGGAACTCACCTGGTTGAAAAATAAGGCAGAGTGTGCTAGCTCGACAGCTTGATCTACATCAGCATCTTCGCATACAATAAAAGGAGATTTTCCACCAAGCTCCAAAGTTACAGGTTTAAGATTGCTTTTTGCTGCCAGTTGAAGAACGGCTTTTCCAGTATCAGTTGAACCTGTAAATGCAAGCTGCGAAAGATTGTCAGTGATTGAGGCTCTTCAGACTAATCTGTTCTAGATGTCTAAAAAACCATTGATGTACAAATAAACATTATAGAAATTGAAATCTCTACACAGGACAAAGATCCAtagaaattttaacaaataatttcatGTGTTTTTTTGAACAAGCATATAATTCATGTGCCTGCAATGTACATGGACTGAATCAAGTTTGAATATACAAGCATCTTATTTTCCACAAGAAGCTCATTCATATCACCGCCAAAATCATTACAATACAATTATGAAGCACGGACAGTGACACCACTAGGTTTAGGCGTGTCTCCGTGTCCGACACCTACGGGAGTCCTGACTCCTACGGGTGTCCCGACTCCTGTACAAAACTCGTATGACACGTGTCCAACATCTCAGACAAGTGTCAGTGTCCTATATTTTTAACATTATCAATGTCGACGTATAAGTGACTGTGTTCGTGTTGTGTTAGGTGTCCATGTCAGAGTTCGTGCTTCATAGATTACAACACGTGCAGAACTAATATTTTAGTACCTTGTCAACATCCATGTGACTAGCAAGAGCAGCACCTGCAGTTGCACCAAATCCAGACACTATATTCAAAACACCAGGAGGAAGTCCAGCCTACAAGAAAAGATTACAAATTAGGAATGAAgataaaaagatatattttatggTTAAAATTCGCTGCACCAATAACCatgattttattatatttataaaaataaaaacaagattggttaatcaATCACTTACCTCATGAAATAGTTTTGCTGCATACAAAGCCGACAATGGTGTCTGCTCAGCTGTTTTCAAAACAACAGTGTTGCCGCATGCCAATGCCGGACCGACCTTCCAACCAAACATGAGAAGAGGAAAGTTCCATGGAATAATCTGACCAGCAACACCGATCGGTTCGTGCAATGTTTGCACATGATGTGGTCCATCAGCTGGAATTGTGAGACCATGAATCTTATCTGCCCAACCTGAAGAGTATGAAAGCATACAAGTGTTAGTATATATTCACAAAACATCGAGAAGAAATGTTAAGTACCGCATTCCACAATTCACATACCAGCATAGTAACGAATTAGGCGAACCAGCATTGGGACTTCAGTTTTAGCAGATTGTTCAAATGGCTTCCCATTATCCCAAGTCTCAAGTGCTGCAAGTTCATCGTTATGTTTTTCAATTAGATCAGCAGCACGCAACAATATCCTTTGCCTTTCCTATAAAatcacaaacaaacaaaaagagaaaaacaaaagtGGATTTAACTGCAAATTCATTGAAAATGAACCAAAGATCATGAATTTACAAACAGTAGAAAAATCACAATTAAGAAAAGAAGAAGCAatgatcaaataaaatacataggCTGTCATCTTAGGCCATGGCCCATGATCGAATGCTTGACGTGCAGCAGCAACCGCTCTATCAACATCTTCAGCGTGACCTTCAGCAACATGAGCAATCACTTCCCCTGTCCTTGGATCCAATGTTGGAAAAGTTTTACCTTACAACAGAGAAATTCCAAAAGTAATAAGATACCACAAACATATTAATCAAGAACAAAAAACAACCCTTCTttacttttgtttttccttttttttttttttttatattcaaaattgtATCTTTGATGAGAAGAACTATGTAACACCGACACTTCAAAGAGAAGGTGTGTTCGGTTTCCGACACCCACACAATACTAACAT contains:
- the LOC101492709 gene encoding benzaldehyde dehydrogenase, mitochondrial isoform X2, which gives rise to MASSIRISRLISRSFSSASSISLFSRGNGYVGGLLSKYSTAAAVEEQPIKPTVQVDHTQLLIDGKFVDAASGKTFPTLDPRTGEVIAHVAEGHAEDVDRAVAAARQAFDHGPWPKMTAYERQRILLRAADLIEKHNDELAALETWDNGKPFEQSAKTEVPMLVRLIRYYAGWADKIHGLTIPADGPHHVQTLHEPIGVAGQIIPWNFPLLMFGWKVGPALACGNTVVLKTAEQTPLSALYAAKLFHEAGLPPGVLNIVSGFGATAGAALASHMDVDKLAFTGSTDTGKAVLQLAAKSNLKPVTLELGGKSPFIVCEDADVDQAVELAHSALFFNQGQCCCAGSRTFVHESVYDEFVEKAKARALKRAVGDPFKSGTEQGPQIDSKQFEKILKYIKSGVENGATLETGGERLGSKGFYIQPTVFSNVQDDHLIAKEEIFGPVQSILKFKDLGEVIQRANNTEYGLAAGIFTKNIDTANTLTRALKVGSVWVNCFDILDAAIPFGGYKMSGHGREKGEYSLKNYLQVKAVVIPLKNPAWL
- the LOC101492709 gene encoding benzaldehyde dehydrogenase, mitochondrial isoform X1 → MASSIRISRLISRSFSSASSISLFSRGGNGYVGGLLSKYSTAAAVEEQPIKPTVQVDHTQLLIDGKFVDAASGKTFPTLDPRTGEVIAHVAEGHAEDVDRAVAAARQAFDHGPWPKMTAYERQRILLRAADLIEKHNDELAALETWDNGKPFEQSAKTEVPMLVRLIRYYAGWADKIHGLTIPADGPHHVQTLHEPIGVAGQIIPWNFPLLMFGWKVGPALACGNTVVLKTAEQTPLSALYAAKLFHEAGLPPGVLNIVSGFGATAGAALASHMDVDKLAFTGSTDTGKAVLQLAAKSNLKPVTLELGGKSPFIVCEDADVDQAVELAHSALFFNQGQCCCAGSRTFVHESVYDEFVEKAKARALKRAVGDPFKSGTEQGPQIDSKQFEKILKYIKSGVENGATLETGGERLGSKGFYIQPTVFSNVQDDHLIAKEEIFGPVQSILKFKDLGEVIQRANNTEYGLAAGIFTKNIDTANTLTRALKVGSVWVNCFDILDAAIPFGGYKMSGHGREKGEYSLKNYLQVKAVVIPLKNPAWL